A genomic window from Nomascus leucogenys isolate Asia chromosome 10, Asia_NLE_v1, whole genome shotgun sequence includes:
- the LOC100582825 gene encoding ret finger protein-like 4A, which translates to MAQHFKQVIRCPVCLKDLEDAVQLKCGYVCCLPCLNSLQKEPDGEGLLCRCCSVVSQKNDIKPKYKLRAMVSIIKELEPKLKRILTMNPRMRKFQVDMTLDVDTANNYLIISEDLRSVRSGDSSQNRKEQAERFDTALCVLGAPRFTSGRHYWEVDVGTSKIWDVGICKESVNRQGQIVLSSEQGFLTVGCRNGNIFAASTMPMTPLWVSPQLHRVGIFLDVGMRSISFFHVGDGSHIYTFSKIPDCEPWRPFFAQKRGTQDDQSILSICSVSNAASAGAPVDSGERK; encoded by the exons ATGGCTCAACACTTCAAACAAGTCATTAGATGTCCAGTCTGTCTAAAAGATCTTGAAGACGCCGTGCAACTGAAATGTGGATATGTCTGCTGCCTCCCGTGCCTCAATTCACTCCAGAAGGAGCCCGATGGGGAAGGTTTACTGTGCCGCTGCTGCTCTGTGGTCTCTCAGAAGAATGACATCAAGCCCAAGTACAAGCTGAGGGCGATGGTTTCCATCATCAAGGAACTAGAGCCCAAGCTGAAACGTATTCTAACGATGAACCCAAGGATGAGGAAGTTTCAAG TGGATATGACCTTGGATGTGGACACAGCCAACAACTATCTCATCATTTCTGAAGACCTGAGGAGTGTCCGAAGTGGGGATTCCAGCCAGAACAGGAAGGAGCAAGCTGAGAGATTCGACACTGCACTCTGCGTCCTGGGCGCCCCTCGCTTCACTTCCGGCCGCCATTACTGGGAGGTGGACGTGGGCACCAGCAAAATATGGGATGTGGGCATTTGTAAGGAGTCTGTGAACCGACAGGGGCAGATCGTGCTTTCTTCAGAACAGGGCTTCTTGACTGTGGGTTGCAGAAACGGAAACATCTTTGCTGCCAGCACTATGCCTATGACCCCTCTCTGGGTGAGTCCCCAGTTGCACAGAGTGGGGATCTTCCTGGATGTAGGTATGAGGTCCATCTCCTTTTTCCATGTTGGTGATGGGAGCCATATCTATACATTCAGCAAAATTCCTGATTGCGAGCCATGGCGTCCATTTTTTGCTCAGAAACGTGGAACTCAAGATGATCAGAGCATCCTGAGTATCTGTTCTGTGAGCAACGCAGCCAGCGCCGGTGCCCCAGTTGATTCTGGGGAAAGGAAATAA